From one Deltaproteobacteria bacterium genomic stretch:
- the paaF gene encoding phenylacetate--CoA ligase — translation MIYNEEYETMPREALEAIQLRRLQNTVSRVYNTVPFYRKRFDEAGVKPEHIQSLEDLGKLPFTYKEDLRQNYPFGMFSVPMDNVVRIHASSGTTGKPTVVGYTARDVQTWSELMARTLMAGGATKGDIIHNAYGYGLFTGGLGFHYGAEKLGASVIPISGGNTKRQVMIMKDFGPTILTCTPSYALYIAEVAEEMGIDFRQLKFKAGIFGAEPWSETMRQEIERKLNLKAVDIYGLSEIIGPGVSVECIEAQSGLHIFEDHFIPEIIDPDTEEVLPYGTVGELVFTTITKEAFPVIRYRTRDISVLYPEPCRCGRTMVRMGRVQGRSDDMLIIRGVNVFPSQIESIIMETEGIEPHYQLVVDREGSMDNLTVMVEVNEKIFSDEIKNLQNMERGLEKNIKEMLGVSARVKLVEPKTIQRSEGKAVRVIDKRQI, via the coding sequence ATGATCTACAACGAAGAGTACGAAACAATGCCGAGGGAGGCGCTGGAAGCCATCCAGCTGCGGAGGCTGCAGAACACGGTCTCGAGAGTCTACAACACCGTGCCGTTTTACCGCAAGCGATTTGACGAAGCCGGGGTCAAGCCGGAGCATATCCAGTCTCTGGAGGATCTTGGCAAGCTTCCCTTCACCTACAAAGAGGATCTGCGGCAGAATTATCCTTTTGGCATGTTCTCGGTGCCCATGGACAATGTGGTGCGGATTCACGCCTCTTCTGGCACCACTGGCAAGCCAACGGTGGTGGGCTACACTGCCAGGGATGTGCAAACCTGGTCCGAGCTCATGGCCCGGACTCTCATGGCAGGAGGCGCCACCAAGGGGGATATCATTCACAATGCTTATGGCTATGGACTCTTTACTGGAGGATTGGGCTTTCACTACGGCGCAGAGAAGCTCGGGGCCTCGGTCATTCCTATCTCCGGTGGCAATACCAAACGCCAGGTAATGATCATGAAGGATTTCGGTCCTACCATACTCACCTGCACGCCTTCCTATGCCCTCTACATTGCCGAGGTGGCAGAAGAGATGGGGATCGATTTTCGACAGCTCAAGTTCAAGGCGGGAATTTTCGGAGCTGAACCCTGGTCCGAGACCATGCGCCAGGAAATAGAGCGCAAGCTCAATTTGAAAGCAGTAGACATCTATGGACTCAGTGAGATTATTGGCCCTGGAGTCTCAGTGGAATGTATCGAGGCACAGAGTGGTTTGCACATTTTTGAGGACCATTTTATCCCGGAGATCATCGATCCGGACACAGAAGAAGTACTGCCGTATGGGACTGTAGGCGAACTGGTTTTCACTACCATCACCAAAGAAGCGTTTCCGGTCATCCGTTATCGAACCAGGGACATCAGTGTGTTGTATCCTGAGCCATGCCGCTGCGGCCGCACCATGGTCCGTATGGGTAGAGTGCAGGGCCGCAGCGATGACATGTTGATCATTCGGGGCGTCAATGTGTTTCCCTCCCAGATCGAAAGCATCATTATGGAAACCGAAGGCATCGAGCCGCACTACCAACTGGTAGTGGATCGTGAGGGGAGCATGGACAATCTTACAGTCATGGTGGAAGTGAACGAGAAAATATTTTCTGACGAAATCAAAAACCTGCAGAACATGGAGCGCGGTCTTGAGAAGAATATCAAAGAGATGTTGGGAGTGTCTGCCAGAGTAAAACTGGTGGAGCCCAAGACCATCCAGCGGAGTGAGGGTAAGGCTGTACGGGTCATTGACAAGCGCCAGATTTGA
- a CDS encoding membrane protein insertion efficiency factor YidD: MRPAWSLPAKFFSSLVRFFQKVISPVDGNRCPSYPTCSAYSRQAFEKHGFLLGTLMTVDRLYHEASEEEYAPMVVVHGVRRIYDPLWANEFWRHPGKGQKQWR; encoded by the coding sequence ATGCGGCCAGCATGGTCCCTGCCTGCCAAGTTCTTTTCCTCCCTGGTCAGATTCTTTCAAAAGGTTATATCACCAGTAGATGGCAATCGCTGCCCCAGCTATCCTACCTGCTCGGCTTACAGCAGGCAGGCATTCGAGAAGCACGGCTTCTTGCTCGGCACCCTTATGACAGTGGACAGGTTGTATCACGAAGCCTCCGAGGAGGAATATGCCCCCATGGTTGTTGTGCATGGAGTTAGGCGCATCTACGATCCTCTGTGGGCGAATGAATTCTGGCGACATCCTGGGAAGGGACAGAAGCAGTGGCGGTGA
- a CDS encoding tetratricopeptide repeat protein, translating to MAVREKMLLLAAFPEDGGLRRSSSPLLATMLISCLLVSLWVSPSWAASSQGRTNLAADKILQFADHLFSKEEYYRAISEYQRFLFLAPQHPRAPHASLRIAECYYGGGKWQQALTAVEQFLLAYGEQPLRWQGYFLKARCFMELQQGEAARQELHMVIDSSTDEEISSEAWYLTALTYARESRWPEAQRALAEIGSRSPLFDRGQSLQKVLHEASQMKRKSPTGAGIMAALVPGSGHLYCERPKDGLLAFLYTGGFGLATWEAFRQGHQELGIGLGLVTLAFYAGNIFSAVNVAHKFNDRQQLRIRQRLVPFERLGLQIRGGESWLVAFSYSF from the coding sequence ATGGCGGTGAGGGAAAAGATGCTGTTGCTTGCTGCGTTCCCTGAAGACGGTGGTTTGAGACGGTCGAGCAGCCCACTGCTGGCGACAATGCTGATCAGCTGCCTTCTTGTTTCCCTTTGGGTTTCCCCGTCGTGGGCAGCTTCTTCGCAAGGGAGGACAAATCTTGCAGCTGATAAGATTCTGCAATTTGCCGACCACCTTTTTTCTAAAGAGGAATACTACCGAGCCATCAGCGAATACCAGCGTTTTCTTTTTCTTGCACCCCAGCATCCCCGGGCACCCCATGCTTCTTTGCGCATAGCTGAATGCTATTATGGCGGGGGAAAATGGCAGCAGGCCCTGACAGCAGTGGAACAGTTCCTGCTTGCTTATGGTGAGCAGCCATTGCGCTGGCAGGGGTATTTCCTCAAAGCCCGATGTTTCATGGAACTGCAGCAAGGCGAGGCGGCCAGGCAGGAACTGCACATGGTCATTGACTCCAGCACGGACGAGGAGATTTCTTCAGAAGCCTGGTATCTGACAGCGCTTACCTATGCCAGGGAAAGTCGCTGGCCAGAGGCGCAGAGGGCTCTGGCCGAAATAGGCAGCCGCAGTCCACTGTTTGACAGAGGGCAAAGTCTACAAAAAGTCTTGCACGAAGCTTCGCAGATGAAGCGAAAGAGTCCCACTGGCGCCGGCATTATGGCCGCTCTTGTCCCGGGTTCAGGCCACCTGTACTGTGAGCGACCCAAAGACGGCCTGCTGGCCTTTCTTTATACAGGCGGCTTTGGCCTGGCTACCTGGGAAGCCTTCAGGCAGGGCCATCAGGAACTGGGAATCGGTCTGGGCCTGGTTACCCTGGCCTTCTACGCGGGCAACATCTTCAGTGCGGTGAACGTGGCCCACAAGTTCAATGATCGTCAGCAACTGCGAATCCGTCAGAGGCTGGTGCCCTTCGAACGCCTGGGTCTCCAGATCAGGGGCGGTGAGTCGTGGCTGGTGGCTTTCAGTTATTCATTTTAA
- a CDS encoding tetratricopeptide repeat protein: MARKKIKKKDLKKPDEFISFGQKIINWCVANKQSAIKLAAGVLIIFLVVSGFLYYRNQREARAREVYTQAVAYLQNARQANGGKGDIDRAIAKLEETVKNFGSTGVALTATVDLGNAYYQKGDFAKAVAAYKDALQKIARQDPLYENVLASLGATYEAMEEWSEALAVYQRLLQEGKPAYQTDAELCLGRVYEAMGNRNKAMGYYETYLNENPGSSLSPVLKTKLEQWRLEGISPEKG; encoded by the coding sequence TTGGCGAGAAAAAAAATAAAGAAGAAAGATCTCAAGAAACCGGACGAATTCATCAGCTTCGGCCAGAAAATCATTAACTGGTGTGTGGCGAACAAACAGAGCGCCATCAAGCTGGCAGCAGGAGTTCTCATAATCTTTCTGGTGGTCTCGGGTTTTCTTTACTACCGCAATCAGCGAGAAGCCAGAGCAAGGGAGGTCTACACCCAAGCCGTGGCCTACTTGCAGAACGCCCGCCAGGCGAATGGAGGCAAAGGAGACATAGACAGAGCCATTGCCAAGCTGGAAGAGACAGTGAAAAATTTTGGCTCAACAGGCGTTGCCCTCACAGCCACGGTGGATCTGGGCAATGCCTACTATCAGAAAGGCGACTTTGCCAAGGCTGTGGCAGCCTATAAGGATGCCCTGCAGAAAATTGCTCGCCAGGATCCGCTTTACGAAAACGTCCTGGCAAGCCTGGGGGCGACCTACGAGGCCATGGAGGAGTGGTCCGAGGCCCTGGCTGTCTACCAGAGGTTGCTCCAGGAAGGAAAACCAGCCTACCAGACCGATGCCGAGCTTTGTCTCGGCAGAGTGTATGAGGCCATGGGAAACCGCAACAAGGCAATGGGGTACTACGAAACCTATCTCAATGAGAATCCGGGGTCATCCCTGAGTCCCGTACTGAAGACCAAACTGGAGCAGTGGCGGCTCGAGGGAATTTCGCCTGAAAAAGGGTAG
- a CDS encoding DUF3786 domain-containing protein, with protein sequence MTPTNVTEKPRGIYEDPKDIDSKLWEELCQLEVQDVCQRALVRYQDSLRCYVVPFLHQSCAVYPERRYIEWSCSTLHEPTFQLYLVLLTYLLRARPAPLSGRLVTASEIRGGSFFFRGPHVLFTEPLLQKFGSNAEAFLRAGRRLGGSSMDFGDVSFRLWPLPRIPLGYILWTADEEFSARLVVTFDSSVEHHLPLDVIWALVNVVGSMLLRQG encoded by the coding sequence ATGACGCCAACGAATGTAACTGAAAAGCCCCGAGGCATTTACGAGGATCCCAAAGATATCGATAGTAAACTCTGGGAGGAGCTCTGTCAGCTCGAGGTGCAGGATGTCTGTCAGAGGGCTCTGGTGCGCTACCAGGATAGTTTGCGCTGTTATGTGGTTCCCTTTCTGCATCAGAGTTGTGCAGTTTACCCGGAACGGCGTTACATTGAATGGTCTTGCTCAACCCTGCATGAGCCTACTTTTCAATTATATCTCGTGTTACTTACTTATCTCCTTCGCGCCCGGCCGGCGCCCCTTTCCGGTCGACTGGTGACAGCAAGCGAGATTCGGGGCGGCTCGTTTTTCTTTCGCGGCCCGCACGTCTTGTTCACGGAACCATTGCTGCAAAAATTCGGCTCTAACGCCGAGGCATTCTTGCGGGCAGGGCGGAGACTGGGCGGCAGCAGCATGGATTTTGGCGATGTTTCTTTCAGACTGTGGCCTCTGCCGAGGATTCCCCTGGGTTACATTCTCTGGACCGCGGATGAAGAGTTCTCGGCGCGGCTGGTAGTGACCTTCGACAGTTCAGTGGAGCATCATCTGCCTCTGGATGTTATTTGGGCCCTGGTGAATGTGGTAGGGAGCATGTTGCTGCGCCAGGGTTGA
- a CDS encoding DUF2007 domain-containing protein, protein MVAFGSNERDRLVRVHTVENRFEADLLCQALQQDGIPVLLRKFEETAYDGLFVPQMGWGALLVPEETEEAARALIRKVLESTEEESPPENS, encoded by the coding sequence ATGGTTGCTTTTGGAAGTAATGAGCGGGACCGCCTGGTGAGAGTCCACACGGTGGAGAATCGTTTCGAGGCAGATCTCCTCTGTCAGGCTCTGCAGCAAGACGGCATCCCTGTGCTGCTGCGCAAATTCGAAGAAACTGCCTACGACGGCCTTTTCGTACCGCAGATGGGCTGGGGGGCCTTGCTGGTTCCCGAGGAGACAGAAGAGGCGGCCCGCGCCCTGATCAGGAAGGTACTCGAAAGCACAGAGGAAGAGTCTCCTCCAGAAAACAGCTGA
- a CDS encoding molybdopterin-dependent oxidoreductase, translating into MNRKRLITRRTFLATTGGALVSIGLPGFYVRLSNVENSALAAELRPDGRPRLPPNQQAVKRLIDMGGQAGRATEKDWKMRLHGEVHNPCTFSFEDLMKLEQAHVTCDVHCVTGWSLLDSEWTGVLLRTIMEVVGVKDEARYVIFEAAAGYSSNISLEEARKPQVMVAHSYFRRKLSRAHGAPVRALVPDLYFYKSAKWLEGIKFSRQDEPGYWERAGYSSSADPWREERFR; encoded by the coding sequence ATGAATAGAAAAAGGTTAATAACGAGACGTACATTTCTGGCAACAACTGGTGGCGCCCTGGTCAGCATCGGCCTGCCCGGGTTCTATGTCAGGTTGAGCAATGTTGAGAATAGTGCCCTGGCAGCTGAGCTGCGTCCAGACGGCAGACCCCGCCTGCCTCCCAATCAGCAGGCGGTGAAAAGGCTCATCGATATGGGGGGGCAGGCAGGGCGGGCCACAGAAAAGGACTGGAAAATGCGCCTTCACGGAGAAGTCCACAATCCCTGCACTTTCTCTTTCGAAGATCTTATGAAATTAGAACAGGCACATGTCACCTGTGACGTCCACTGTGTGACGGGTTGGAGTCTCCTTGATTCAGAGTGGACTGGGGTGCTGTTGCGCACTATCATGGAGGTGGTGGGGGTCAAGGACGAGGCTCGCTACGTAATTTTCGAAGCAGCGGCAGGCTATAGCAGCAACATCTCCCTGGAAGAGGCCCGCAAGCCGCAGGTGATGGTGGCCCACAGTTACTTTCGGCGGAAACTGTCCAGGGCACACGGGGCGCCGGTGCGGGCGCTGGTGCCTGACCTTTACTTTTACAAGAGTGCCAAGTGGCTCGAGGGCATAAAGTTCAGCCGGCAGGATGAACCAGGCTACTGGGAGCGGGCTGGATACAGCTCATCTGCTGATCCCTGGAGGGAAGAGCGTTTTCGCTAG
- a CDS encoding SDR family NAD(P)-dependent oxidoreductase: MAENSVVIITGASRGVGAWVARWLAKVGAAMTLIARSAEQLHHVAREVERLGGRPLPFAADVAVVENCLQAVELTLHHFCRIDALVNNAAVVEPLAFAASAEATSWRYNIEVNLLAPFYLSRAAIPELRRQQGRIINVSSGAAVTAIQAASAYCAAKAGLNQLTRVLAVEEPGITSIAVRPGVVDTDMQALIRSKGSAAMPAEQVSYYQSLKEQGKLEHPAIPGRSIAWLCLYAPKAWSGTFMDYDDPRVVRQAVELFGEYGGDI, encoded by the coding sequence ATGGCTGAAAACTCTGTTGTCATTATAACTGGAGCATCGCGAGGTGTGGGGGCGTGGGTGGCGCGCTGGCTGGCCAAAGTGGGCGCAGCCATGACCCTGATAGCCAGATCTGCAGAGCAGCTCCACCATGTTGCCAGGGAGGTCGAGCGGCTGGGAGGACGGCCGCTGCCATTTGCAGCAGATGTGGCCGTGGTGGAGAACTGCTTGCAGGCCGTTGAACTTACTTTGCATCATTTTTGCAGAATCGACGCCCTGGTAAACAATGCTGCCGTGGTGGAGCCGCTGGCATTTGCTGCCTCTGCTGAAGCAACATCCTGGCGATACAATATTGAAGTCAATCTGCTGGCCCCCTTTTATCTGAGCAGGGCTGCCATACCAGAGCTGCGGCGGCAGCAGGGCCGGATTATTAATGTGAGCAGCGGCGCGGCGGTGACAGCCATTCAGGCTGCCAGTGCCTATTGCGCTGCCAAAGCAGGCCTCAACCAGCTAACCAGGGTGCTGGCAGTGGAGGAGCCTGGGATCACCAGTATCGCCGTGCGGCCGGGTGTGGTAGACACGGACATGCAGGCGCTTATTCGCAGCAAGGGATCTGCAGCCATGCCAGCGGAGCAGGTGTCTTATTATCAGAGTCTCAAAGAGCAAGGAAAGCTGGAGCATCCTGCCATACCTGGACGCTCCATTGCCTGGCTCTGCCTGTACGCGCCGAAGGCCTGGAGCGGCACCTTCATGGATTACGACGATCCGCGTGTGGTTAGGCAGGCGGTTGAGCTTTTTGGCGAATATGGCGGGGATATTTGA
- a CDS encoding EFR1 family ferrodoxin (N-terminal region resembles flavodoxins. C-terminal ferrodoxin region binds two 4Fe-4S clusters.) yields MSDSTEVYIIYFSAAGSTRHVAEVMEKRFAAIGLQPFLYDLARDRDLCLTISRQIQLRANDCCLIVGSPVYVSHAAPPVMEFISSLPSVAVSYAVPFITWGGATSGIALYEMARELSRKGFKIVAAAKVLAVHSLMWQLKDPLGEGHPNSEDDRMIEQLVDEVCRKIQAAERKEMELARLAYQSKEVHTEMEKVSLQAAKAYMPARELDEEICTQCQICAEVCPTKAVTLAPYPVFKEGCLYCFSCMRVCPEGAIKADLSELWQRIREREAFFKEQPQTEIFV; encoded by the coding sequence ATGTCAGATAGCACAGAGGTATACATAATCTACTTTTCGGCTGCCGGCTCCACCCGCCATGTGGCGGAAGTAATGGAGAAACGTTTTGCTGCAATAGGGTTGCAGCCGTTCCTGTATGATCTGGCAAGAGACAGGGACCTCTGCCTGACCATTTCCAGGCAGATACAGCTGCGGGCAAATGACTGTTGTCTGATTGTGGGCTCTCCCGTATATGTGTCGCATGCAGCGCCGCCTGTTATGGAGTTCATTTCGAGCTTGCCCAGTGTTGCTGTATCATATGCAGTGCCCTTTATCACCTGGGGTGGTGCCACCAGCGGCATTGCCCTCTACGAGATGGCAAGGGAGCTTTCCAGGAAAGGGTTCAAGATTGTTGCTGCTGCCAAGGTTCTGGCTGTTCATTCTCTCATGTGGCAACTGAAAGATCCTCTAGGGGAGGGCCACCCGAACTCGGAAGATGACAGAATGATTGAACAACTCGTCGATGAGGTCTGCCGCAAAATCCAGGCTGCTGAGAGAAAAGAGATGGAGCTGGCCCGGCTGGCATACCAGAGCAAAGAAGTTCACACTGAAATGGAAAAAGTTAGCCTGCAAGCTGCCAAGGCGTACATGCCGGCTCGAGAACTCGACGAGGAGATATGCACCCAGTGCCAAATCTGCGCAGAAGTCTGCCCCACCAAGGCTGTGACTCTGGCGCCGTACCCGGTGTTCAAGGAAGGCTGCCTCTATTGTTTCAGTTGTATGAGAGTTTGCCCTGAAGGAGCGATAAAGGCCGATCTCAGCGAGCTCTGGCAGCGAATAAGGGAGAGGGAAGCCTTTTTCAAGGAACAACCCCAGACAGAGATTTTTGTCTGA